Proteins encoded within one genomic window of Tidjanibacter massiliensis:
- a CDS encoding DUF3098 domain-containing protein, whose amino-acid sequence MPLGRKNYLFMLIGLGIIILGFILMSGGGSDDPNVFDYSMFSFRRITLAPVVVLAGFGFELFAIMKKFKE is encoded by the coding sequence ATGCCGCTCGGACGCAAAAACTACCTTTTCATGCTCATCGGACTGGGAATCATCATTCTCGGTTTCATCCTGATGAGCGGAGGCGGCAGCGACGACCCGAACGTATTCGACTACTCGATGTTCAGCTTTCGGCGCATCACGCTCGCTCCGGTGGTGGTACTCGCCGGATTCGGATTCGAGCTGTTCGCCATCATGAAAAAATTCAAGGAGTAG
- a CDS encoding DUF4270 family protein, translated as MKSFYNKRYLSAATALLSAFVLSVACTSVDDTLGAGLIPGGGEKLSIHIDTLGLGEGERIRAFQTYTDSIGLRASTKHMRGAMNVNVGYIGSAEESFFGKTVAASVFSGLPAQALTPNFFKNRKSPFDSVKLIVNMKYVCGDPSVRQTFNIYRLRDSLAYTTDTIYYHSFRYEDHIDSEPLFSFEYSGEPDEIEEIKLDILPQGQLLLDELAAADTTLFYSDKAYEFLRKYKGFVIAQAPGTPANAAIYANYLPNCNMNFYFQRERDQWEIDLDDDNKEKEVTAYMQWYFSDADGLKTMSVASIRHDYTGTPLEGVQNGGEVAADETVYVQGLGGVTATLKFPDGFFDAMNALKPSEDYGLYINQAHMFVWLEGETTEAYDKAFQKLGSYSDYGSMTVIPDYYISDASTGSLTIPYDGTLNRNPGKGYYRMDITSFLQHALQHDDEESRQLTLAPTYTPYEPFADNTSVLLAADSDKPVRVKITYTLIEPDGE; from the coding sequence ATGAAGAGCTTTTACAATAAGAGATACCTCTCCGCAGCGACGGCCCTCCTGTCGGCCTTCGTGCTGTCGGTAGCCTGCACCTCGGTGGACGATACGCTGGGAGCCGGTCTCATTCCCGGCGGAGGGGAGAAGCTTTCCATCCACATCGACACACTCGGACTTGGCGAAGGCGAACGGATAAGGGCGTTCCAGACCTATACGGATTCCATCGGGCTGCGGGCCTCGACCAAACACATGCGCGGTGCCATGAACGTCAACGTAGGTTATATCGGTTCGGCGGAGGAGAGTTTCTTCGGCAAGACCGTGGCGGCTTCCGTATTTTCGGGGCTGCCCGCTCAGGCGCTTACCCCGAACTTCTTCAAGAACCGCAAGTCGCCGTTCGACTCGGTCAAGCTCATCGTCAACATGAAGTACGTATGCGGCGACCCTTCCGTACGGCAGACTTTCAACATCTACCGGCTCCGCGATTCGCTCGCCTATACGACGGACACGATATACTACCATTCGTTCCGCTACGAAGACCATATCGACAGTGAACCGCTGTTCAGCTTCGAATATTCGGGCGAACCGGATGAAATCGAAGAGATAAAGCTCGATATCCTTCCGCAGGGACAGTTGCTGCTCGACGAACTGGCGGCCGCAGACACCACCCTCTTCTACTCCGACAAGGCTTACGAATTCCTGCGGAAATACAAGGGGTTCGTCATCGCTCAGGCTCCCGGAACTCCTGCCAATGCAGCGATATATGCCAACTACCTTCCGAACTGCAACATGAACTTTTACTTCCAGCGGGAGAGGGACCAGTGGGAGATAGACCTCGACGACGACAACAAAGAAAAAGAGGTCACGGCCTACATGCAGTGGTACTTCTCCGACGCCGACGGACTCAAAACGATGTCGGTGGCAAGCATCCGCCACGACTACACGGGTACGCCGCTCGAAGGGGTGCAGAACGGAGGGGAGGTAGCCGCCGACGAAACGGTCTACGTGCAGGGACTCGGCGGCGTGACAGCGACGCTGAAATTCCCGGACGGTTTCTTCGACGCCATGAACGCCCTCAAGCCATCGGAGGATTACGGACTGTACATCAACCAGGCACACATGTTCGTATGGCTGGAAGGAGAGACAACGGAAGCATACGACAAGGCGTTCCAAAAACTCGGCAGTTACTCCGATTACGGCAGCATGACCGTTATCCCGGATTACTATATATCGGACGCCTCCACGGGGAGCCTCACGATACCCTACGACGGTACGCTGAACCGCAACCCCGGCAAGGGATACTACCGAATGGACATCACCTCGTTCCTGCAGCACGCCTTGCAGCACGACGACGAAGAGAGCAGGCAGTTGACGCTGGCCCCTACCTACACGCCCTACGAGCCCTTCGCCGACAATACGTCGGTCCTTCTGGCGGCAGACAGCGACAAACCGGTCAGAGTCAAGATAACATACACCCTCATCGAGCCGGACGGCGAATGA
- a CDS encoding undecaprenyl-diphosphate phosphatase — MSVLEAIIMGILQGLTEFLPVSSSGHLEIANYLFGIEAESNLQFTMAVHAATVLSTITVFFRQIVELFKGLFRFRMNEETRYVINLLISMIPIAVVGFFFKDAIEGLFTSNLVLVGIMLLVTACLLTFAGLAKPRTGTITPKNAFIIGLAQALAVLPGLSRSGTTISTGLLLGVQRSEVSKFSFLMVLVPIIGMNLLELIGAPTGGEGIGTWQLVGGFAAAYLTGTLACRWMIRIVNRGKLTWFAVYCVAVGLLSIGFGIFH; from the coding sequence ATGTCGGTACTTGAAGCCATCATCATGGGCATCCTGCAGGGGCTCACGGAGTTCCTGCCGGTCAGCAGCAGCGGCCACCTCGAAATCGCCAACTACCTGTTCGGCATAGAGGCCGAAAGCAACCTGCAGTTCACCATGGCGGTGCATGCGGCTACCGTGCTGAGCACCATCACCGTCTTTTTCCGTCAGATAGTGGAGCTGTTCAAAGGGCTGTTCCGATTCCGGATGAACGAAGAGACCCGATATGTCATCAACCTGCTCATCTCCATGATACCCATTGCCGTCGTCGGCTTCTTCTTCAAGGACGCCATCGAGGGACTCTTCACCTCCAATCTGGTGCTGGTGGGCATCATGCTGCTCGTCACGGCGTGCCTGCTGACCTTTGCAGGACTTGCCAAACCGCGCACCGGAACGATAACGCCCAAAAACGCATTCATCATCGGCCTCGCACAGGCACTGGCCGTCCTGCCCGGTCTGTCGCGCTCGGGCACGACCATCTCCACCGGTCTGCTGCTGGGAGTACAGCGGAGCGAAGTCTCCAAATTCTCTTTCCTCATGGTGCTCGTTCCCATCATCGGCATGAACCTGCTGGAGCTGATTGGTGCGCCGACGGGAGGAGAAGGCATCGGGACGTGGCAGCTCGTGGGCGGTTTCGCCGCGGCCTACCTCACCGGTACGCTCGCCTGCCGCTGGATGATTCGCATCGTGAACCGGGGCAAACTCACCTGGTTCGCCGTCTACTGCGTCGCCGTCGGCCTTCTTTCCATCGGATTCGGCATTTTCCATTAG
- a CDS encoding glycogen/starch synthase — protein MAGSKILYVCQEITPYLPPTEISSECRLLVQAMQERGNETRTFMPRYGVINERRNQLHEVIRLSGMNLIIDDNDHQLIIKVASIPSARVQIYFIDNDDYFARKAVLRDPATDGMFPDNDERAIFFARGVLETVRKLRWEPTVVHCHGWFSAVMPIYLRNTFADDPMFQNLKIAVSIYDDAFPGTLDAGFRKKIENEGIKDPKLALLDSPSYENLMKLVIDYADGVVMRTEHPSPLITAALEGTGKVLLPWQPSDAADYLDNYQKFYEELLQ, from the coding sequence ATGGCAGGTTCCAAAATATTGTACGTTTGTCAGGAGATAACCCCTTATCTACCGCCGACCGAAATCTCGTCCGAATGCAGGCTGTTGGTTCAGGCCATGCAGGAACGGGGCAATGAAACGAGGACGTTCATGCCGCGTTACGGGGTCATAAACGAAAGACGCAACCAGCTCCATGAAGTCATCCGCCTTTCGGGCATGAACCTCATCATAGACGACAACGACCATCAGCTCATCATCAAGGTAGCTTCGATACCCTCGGCAAGGGTACAGATTTATTTCATCGACAACGACGACTATTTCGCACGCAAGGCCGTACTCCGCGACCCTGCAACGGACGGAATGTTTCCGGACAACGACGAACGAGCCATATTCTTCGCCCGGGGCGTACTCGAAACGGTACGCAAACTGCGGTGGGAGCCCACCGTCGTACACTGCCACGGATGGTTCTCGGCGGTCATGCCCATCTACCTGCGCAACACCTTCGCCGACGACCCCATGTTCCAGAACCTGAAGATAGCCGTCTCGATTTACGACGATGCCTTTCCGGGAACGCTCGATGCCGGATTCAGGAAAAAGATAGAGAACGAAGGAATAAAAGACCCGAAACTGGCACTGCTCGACTCCCCTTCATACGAAAACCTGATGAAACTCGTTATAGACTATGCGGACGGCGTGGTCATGCGTACCGAGCATCCCTCTCCGCTGATAACGGCAGCACTGGAAGGAACGGGAAAAGTGCTTCTTCCCTGGCAGCCTTCGGATGCCGCCGACTATCTCGACAATTACCAGAAATTCTATGAAGAGCTTTTACAATAA
- a CDS encoding BACON domain-containing protein: MKRLYLTSVSALLLLTGCEQLQSLLDRQISVPDTSQLIQTVSAESTEGETTIDFITQDAWQAAISQPGEERIPEWLSVSPESGDEGGTYSMHIALLPNENNSDRTALITITCGKDEVQARITQKATDDSGNGTGDEDEDEDEDSLIFADGTPQTLTLPAAGGEIDLTFSASGPWQAEITDGVEWIVLSQAAGEAGEHSLTVTVAENAAPVQRAAEITFTCGTSAVTILITQQATETITFPDGTPQTLTLPAAGGEIDLTFSASGPWQAEITDGVEWIVLSQAAGEAGEHSLTITVAENAAPVQRAAEITFTCGTSAVTFSITQQAAEI; encoded by the coding sequence ATGAAAAGATTGTACCTGACAAGCGTATCGGCACTCCTGCTACTGACCGGATGCGAACAACTGCAATCGCTGCTCGACCGACAAATCAGCGTACCGGACACCTCGCAGCTCATACAAACCGTCTCTGCCGAAAGCACCGAAGGGGAAACCACCATCGACTTCATCACCCAGGATGCCTGGCAGGCTGCAATATCCCAACCGGGCGAGGAACGCATTCCCGAATGGCTCTCCGTATCGCCCGAAAGCGGGGACGAAGGCGGAACCTACTCCATGCACATCGCACTGCTTCCAAACGAAAACAACTCGGACCGCACCGCACTCATAACGATTACCTGCGGAAAGGACGAGGTCCAAGCAAGAATCACGCAAAAAGCGACGGACGACAGCGGAAACGGCACCGGGGACGAAGATGAAGACGAAGACGAAGATTCGCTCATATTTGCCGACGGTACCCCGCAGACCCTGACCCTCCCCGCAGCAGGCGGCGAAATCGACCTCACATTCTCCGCTTCCGGCCCATGGCAGGCAGAAATAACCGATGGGGTCGAATGGATTGTCCTCTCACAGGCCGCGGGCGAAGCCGGAGAACACTCCCTCACCGTAACCGTCGCTGAAAACGCAGCCCCGGTACAACGGGCAGCCGAGATTACCTTCACATGCGGCACCTCCGCAGTAACCATCTTAATTACACAGCAGGCAACGGAAACCATCACATTTCCGGACGGTACCCCGCAGACCCTGACCCTCCCCGCAGCAGGCGGCGAAATCGACCTCACATTCTCCGCTTCCGGCCCATGGCAGGCAGAAATAACCGATGGGGTCGAATGGATTGTCCTCTCACAGGCCGCGGGCGAAGCCGGAGAACACTCCCTCACCATAACCGTCGCTGAAAACGCAGCCCCAGTACAACGGGCAGCCGAGATTACCTTCACATGCGGCACCTCCGCAGTAACCTTCTCAATTACACAGCAGGCTGCGGAAATATAA
- a CDS encoding YfhO family protein yields the protein MDKKGKSFRWLPYVAAPVIFLLVSMLYFAPQFSGEKLDMHDVTQYVGASADIERHVEQYGEDPQWTGSSFSGMPSYMIDFKVPAWLIRHASKLPVRAMGEPAVLIFTAMLCFWLMTLLWKVNPWVGIVPALAYGFSTYTILIIGAGHISKVWAMAYIPLLIGAIVYTYRGRHLWFGVALAALAASLEISANHPQITYYFLLVIVALLINEFVRSYRHRVLPRFWKASGALLLAAVLAVGSNFAPLYFTAQHAADTTRGGSELAEGDAGGKAAQRGLDLEYATAWSYGRTESFNLFIPNLMGGSSAQPFSPDGPVAEVLANFGARPADLPIGTYWGDQPGTAGPTYLGAAVVFLAVLGLFVLRGSRKWWLLAVSLLALFLSWGSNMMWFTELCFKILPGYNKFRAVSTALVIVQWTFPLLACLLLSELWKGEIPARKIRRGLAWATGITGGIALLFALFGPKMFGFSAPGDYPLLYNIAAHSGFNEAGARQFADYVSDAMSAERAKMLRADAWRSLLFVLVSAGLVLLYAKGRMKRGILTACFAGLVCLDLIPVDLRYLSWDDFVPARRTQLYPTEADKEILKDTTPGYRVANFAVNTFSDATTSYFHRSVGGYHGAKLQRYQDLIDRHLVPMNMEVYNMLNTRYFIVPEMSGRLEAQFNPDANGAAWFVAEVIPSDTPNEEIDALNRIDTKRQAVADRRFTDRLPVTGTADTAASIRLTDYRVNRLTYEYDSATEGIAVFSEIYYDKGWKAYVDGTEAPYFRADYVLRAMALPAGHHTVEFVFRAPKFREASAVTLAGSLIILIGFAATAIYAVWDDRRKKDRNENNNILPEA from the coding sequence ATGGACAAAAAAGGGAAATCCTTCCGCTGGCTGCCATACGTCGCGGCCCCCGTCATATTCCTGTTGGTATCGATGCTCTACTTCGCCCCCCAGTTCAGCGGGGAGAAACTCGACATGCACGACGTCACCCAGTACGTCGGAGCGAGTGCCGACATCGAACGGCACGTAGAGCAATACGGCGAAGACCCCCAGTGGACGGGCAGTTCCTTCAGCGGTATGCCCTCCTACATGATTGACTTCAAGGTACCGGCATGGCTCATCCGCCACGCCTCGAAGCTGCCCGTGCGGGCGATGGGCGAACCGGCCGTGCTCATCTTCACGGCCATGCTCTGCTTCTGGCTCATGACGCTGCTGTGGAAAGTGAACCCGTGGGTAGGCATCGTTCCGGCACTCGCCTACGGTTTTTCGACCTACACGATACTCATCATCGGAGCCGGCCACATCTCCAAGGTGTGGGCCATGGCCTACATCCCCCTGCTGATAGGAGCCATCGTCTACACCTACCGCGGACGGCACCTGTGGTTCGGGGTCGCGCTGGCGGCGCTGGCCGCTTCGCTCGAAATATCGGCCAACCACCCGCAAATCACCTACTACTTCCTGCTGGTCATCGTCGCGCTGCTGATAAACGAATTCGTCCGGTCGTACAGACATCGGGTGCTTCCGCGTTTCTGGAAGGCGTCGGGGGCGCTCCTGCTGGCCGCCGTACTGGCGGTAGGGTCCAACTTCGCACCGCTCTACTTCACCGCACAGCACGCCGCCGACACCACGCGGGGCGGCTCGGAACTCGCCGAGGGGGATGCCGGCGGCAAAGCGGCACAGCGGGGGCTGGATCTCGAATACGCCACGGCCTGGAGCTACGGCCGCACGGAGAGTTTCAACCTGTTCATCCCGAACCTCATGGGAGGTTCGTCGGCACAACCCTTCTCGCCGGACGGCCCGGTGGCCGAAGTTCTCGCCAATTTCGGTGCCCGTCCCGCCGACCTGCCCATCGGCACCTACTGGGGCGACCAGCCCGGTACGGCCGGCCCCACCTACCTCGGCGCCGCGGTGGTGTTCCTCGCCGTGCTCGGCCTGTTCGTTCTGCGCGGCAGCCGGAAATGGTGGCTGCTGGCAGTGAGCCTCCTCGCCCTCTTCCTCTCGTGGGGCAGCAACATGATGTGGTTCACGGAACTCTGCTTCAAAATACTGCCCGGCTACAACAAGTTCCGCGCGGTCTCGACGGCCCTCGTCATCGTCCAGTGGACCTTTCCCCTGCTGGCCTGCCTGCTGCTCTCGGAACTCTGGAAAGGCGAAATCCCTGCACGGAAAATACGCCGCGGGCTCGCATGGGCGACCGGCATCACGGGTGGCATCGCCCTGCTCTTCGCCCTTTTCGGACCGAAGATGTTCGGTTTCTCCGCTCCGGGAGACTACCCGCTGCTCTACAATATCGCCGCCCACTCCGGCTTCAACGAAGCCGGGGCGCGTCAGTTCGCCGATTACGTATCGGACGCCATGAGCGCCGAACGGGCGAAGATGCTCCGCGCCGACGCCTGGCGCTCGCTGCTCTTCGTCCTCGTCTCGGCCGGCCTCGTGCTGCTCTATGCCAAAGGGCGGATGAAACGGGGTATCCTGACCGCATGCTTCGCAGGGCTGGTCTGCCTCGACCTCATTCCCGTAGACCTGCGCTACCTCTCGTGGGACGACTTCGTTCCGGCACGGCGCACGCAACTCTATCCCACGGAGGCGGACAAGGAGATACTGAAAGATACCACACCGGGATATCGGGTGGCCAACTTTGCGGTGAACACCTTCAGCGACGCCACGACCTCCTACTTCCACCGCTCCGTCGGAGGATACCACGGTGCCAAACTGCAGCGCTATCAGGACCTCATCGACCGGCATCTCGTACCGATGAACATGGAGGTCTACAACATGCTCAACACGCGCTATTTCATCGTTCCGGAGATGTCCGGACGGCTGGAAGCGCAGTTCAATCCCGACGCCAACGGGGCCGCATGGTTCGTTGCGGAGGTGATACCGTCGGATACCCCGAACGAAGAGATTGATGCGCTGAACCGCATCGACACCAAACGGCAGGCCGTGGCCGACCGGCGTTTCACCGACCGGCTGCCGGTCACCGGCACGGCAGACACCGCCGCCTCCATCCGGCTGACCGACTACCGGGTGAACCGGCTCACCTACGAATACGATTCGGCAACGGAAGGCATCGCCGTATTTTCCGAAATATATTACGACAAGGGCTGGAAAGCCTATGTGGACGGCACGGAGGCGCCCTACTTCCGGGCCGACTACGTACTGCGGGCCATGGCGCTGCCGGCCGGACACCACACCGTGGAGTTCGTCTTCCGTGCGCCGAAGTTCCGCGAGGCATCGGCCGTGACACTCGCAGGCTCGCTCATCATCCTCATCGGATTCGCCGCAACGGCAATCTATGCGGTATGGGACGACCGGCGTAAAAAAGACCGGAACGAGAACAATAATATCCTCCCGGAAGCGTAA
- a CDS encoding cell division protein FtsX, with protein sequence MAKAENTKSLRRKVRNSYIISTISIALVLFLLGSVGYLIFNAVRATDLMKENVAIHLMIKQGTSDERIAEIGRELGAHEAVKEVTFVPKAVAAENFKEQIGSDFVEFLAFNPLPDAYEVKLHAQYSDKDYVRKFEKEAASWNGIEEVVYQRAVVEQIGSNINKFNLVLLLFGGALLVIALILLNNTIRLTIYSKRYLINTMKLVGASKWFIMKPFLLRSILHGVYAWLIAAAMFLALVAGLGEGLPEVTFLAESRPVYYVLCGMLLLGILISALFTLFAVNKFVRMNTTKINLY encoded by the coding sequence ATGGCTAAAGCCGAAAACACGAAAAGCCTCAGGCGTAAAGTACGCAACTCGTACATCATTTCCACGATAAGCATCGCACTCGTACTGTTCCTGCTCGGAAGCGTCGGCTACCTCATATTCAACGCCGTCCGGGCCACCGACCTGATGAAGGAGAACGTGGCCATCCATCTGATGATAAAGCAGGGCACGTCCGACGAACGGATTGCCGAAATAGGCCGGGAGCTAGGTGCCCACGAGGCCGTCAAGGAGGTGACATTCGTCCCCAAGGCAGTGGCTGCGGAGAATTTCAAGGAACAGATAGGAAGCGACTTCGTGGAGTTTCTCGCCTTCAATCCCCTGCCCGATGCCTACGAAGTGAAACTGCACGCACAGTATTCCGACAAGGATTATGTCCGCAAGTTCGAAAAGGAGGCCGCTTCCTGGAACGGCATCGAAGAGGTGGTCTATCAGCGGGCCGTGGTGGAACAGATAGGCTCCAACATCAACAAGTTCAATCTCGTCCTGCTGCTCTTCGGAGGCGCCCTGCTGGTCATTGCACTCATCCTGCTCAACAACACCATCCGCCTGACCATCTATTCCAAACGCTACCTGATAAATACGATGAAGCTCGTCGGGGCTTCCAAATGGTTCATCATGAAACCGTTCCTTCTGCGCAGCATCCTCCACGGCGTCTACGCATGGCTCATCGCCGCGGCGATGTTCCTCGCGCTCGTGGCGGGACTCGGCGAAGGGCTCCCCGAAGTGACCTTTCTGGCGGAGAGCCGACCGGTCTATTACGTCCTCTGCGGTATGCTGCTGCTGGGGATTCTGATATCGGCGCTGTTCACCCTCTTCGCGGTGAACAAATTCGTCCGGATGAACACCACGAAAATCAATCTCTACTGA
- the queA gene encoding tRNA preQ1(34) S-adenosylmethionine ribosyltransferase-isomerase QueA, protein MKLSQYNYNFSPELLAKYPADNRDESRLMVVERKTGKIEHRIFKEIIDYFNEKDVFIFNNTKVFPARLYGNKEKTGAEIEIFLLRELNRDLRLWDVLVDPARKIRIGNKLYFGDDDLLVAEVIDNTTSRGRTLRFLFDGTYEEFRAALYKLGETPLPKWIRDKVEPIDEERYQTIFATEEGAVAAPTAGLHFSKHLMKRLEIKGIESAMITLHVGLGNFRTVDVEDLTKHKMDSEQVHIPEEAAAKVNRAKEGGHRVCAIGTTVQRAIESSVSTNGMLKPCDGWTNKFIFCPYDFSVADSMVSNFHLPCSTQLMLVAAFGGYETVMHAYKVAIEEGYRFGTYGDAMLLL, encoded by the coding sequence ATGAAACTTTCACAGTACAATTACAACTTTTCGCCGGAACTGCTGGCGAAATATCCTGCCGACAACCGCGACGAATCGCGGCTTATGGTGGTAGAACGCAAAACAGGCAAGATAGAGCACCGCATCTTCAAGGAGATCATCGACTACTTCAACGAAAAGGACGTCTTCATCTTCAACAACACGAAGGTTTTCCCCGCAAGGCTCTACGGGAACAAGGAGAAGACAGGCGCGGAAATAGAAATCTTCCTGCTGAGAGAACTGAACCGCGACCTGCGCCTGTGGGACGTACTCGTGGACCCGGCAAGGAAGATACGCATAGGCAACAAACTCTACTTCGGCGACGACGACCTGCTGGTGGCCGAAGTGATAGACAACACCACCTCGCGCGGACGCACGCTCCGCTTCCTGTTCGACGGCACCTATGAGGAGTTCCGGGCCGCACTCTACAAACTCGGCGAAACACCCCTCCCCAAATGGATACGCGACAAGGTGGAGCCGATTGACGAAGAGCGCTATCAGACGATATTCGCCACCGAAGAGGGGGCGGTAGCCGCCCCTACGGCGGGTCTGCACTTCAGCAAACACCTCATGAAACGCCTCGAAATCAAAGGCATCGAATCGGCCATGATAACACTGCACGTCGGGCTCGGCAACTTCCGCACCGTGGATGTGGAAGACCTCACGAAACACAAGATGGATTCGGAGCAGGTGCATATCCCCGAAGAGGCGGCTGCCAAAGTGAACCGCGCCAAGGAGGGAGGGCACCGCGTCTGTGCGATAGGGACGACCGTCCAGCGGGCCATCGAAAGCAGCGTATCGACCAACGGCATGCTGAAACCGTGCGACGGATGGACGAACAAATTCATCTTCTGTCCCTACGATTTCAGCGTGGCCGACTCGATGGTCTCCAACTTCCACCTCCCCTGTTCGACGCAGTTGATGCTCGTCGCAGCATTCGGCGGCTACGAAACTGTCATGCACGCCTACAAGGTGGCGATAGAGGAAGGCTACCGTTTCGGCACCTACGGCGACGCCATGCTGCTGCTCTGA
- the truB gene encoding tRNA pseudouridine(55) synthase TruB, whose amino-acid sequence MKEPFSKETNFREGYVLVVDKPLGWTSTDVVRKVKFMLRHNGLRNLKVGHAGTLDPLATGVLVVCLGKATKSVEALQAEEKEYVAEMKLGATTPSFDMEHPEDAAYPWEHITREEVEQALAALTGERLQMPPLYSAKKIDGQRAYEYAREGEEVKLRAAPINIYAMELLEYDLPRIRIRVVCSKGTYIRSLAREIGEALGSGAYLTSLRRTRSGRFTAEEGYSMDEIINILK is encoded by the coding sequence TTGAAAGAACCATTTTCCAAAGAGACAAATTTCAGGGAGGGATACGTGCTCGTCGTGGACAAACCGCTGGGCTGGACATCCACCGACGTGGTACGCAAAGTCAAGTTCATGCTCCGCCACAATGGACTGCGGAACCTGAAGGTCGGCCATGCGGGCACGCTCGACCCGCTCGCCACGGGCGTACTCGTCGTATGCCTCGGCAAAGCCACCAAATCAGTGGAAGCGTTGCAGGCCGAGGAGAAGGAGTATGTGGCGGAAATGAAACTCGGCGCGACCACTCCGAGTTTCGACATGGAACATCCGGAGGATGCCGCCTATCCCTGGGAACACATCACGCGTGAAGAGGTGGAACAGGCCCTCGCCGCCCTGACCGGCGAACGGCTGCAGATGCCGCCGCTTTACTCCGCCAAGAAAATCGACGGGCAGCGTGCCTACGAATACGCCCGCGAAGGCGAAGAGGTGAAACTCCGGGCTGCCCCAATCAACATCTACGCCATGGAGCTGCTCGAATACGACCTGCCCCGCATCAGGATACGGGTGGTGTGCAGCAAGGGTACCTACATCCGTTCGCTCGCCCGCGAAATAGGCGAAGCACTCGGCAGCGGGGCCTACCTCACCTCGCTCCGCCGGACACGCAGCGGCCGGTTCACTGCCGAGGAGGGATACTCCATGGACGAAATAATAAACATCCTGAAATAA
- a CDS encoding polyprenyl synthetase family protein: MDRLSEIREPLEKVFGEYEEFMKRALYSDNRFVAGIMDYIVSSRGKGIRPLLVFLCAGIHSRFGIGKRAYLAALMVEMIHNASLVHDDVVDGSDTRHGKPTVHHRWDARVSVLSGDYILARSYSLGMQSAQFDIVSYITAGISELVEGELIQSELNGSRRVSREAYLDIIFKKTAILMGVSSGAGAMAAGAAATEVGMARQIGLDLGMAFQIKDDILDYAPSEQTGKSSCADLREGKVTLPLIAIFERCGDEERARIMEKVKAAGENPGLIEEISSFVRREGGIEAAESVMEEYLGRARSIIVTYPDSVYRRSLELLCDYIGDRER; encoded by the coding sequence ATGGATAGGTTGAGTGAAATAAGGGAACCGCTCGAAAAGGTGTTCGGGGAGTATGAGGAGTTCATGAAACGGGCCCTGTACAGCGACAACAGGTTCGTCGCGGGCATCATGGATTATATCGTCTCTTCGCGCGGCAAGGGTATCCGGCCCTTGCTGGTCTTTCTCTGTGCCGGTATCCATTCCCGGTTCGGAATCGGCAAGCGGGCCTATCTGGCCGCCCTGATGGTGGAGATGATACACAACGCCTCGCTCGTTCACGACGACGTGGTGGACGGTTCCGATACGCGCCACGGCAAGCCTACGGTGCATCACCGATGGGACGCGCGCGTTTCGGTGCTTTCCGGCGATTATATCCTCGCACGGAGCTATTCGCTCGGCATGCAGAGTGCCCAGTTCGACATCGTATCCTATATTACGGCCGGCATTTCCGAACTTGTTGAGGGCGAGCTCATTCAGAGCGAGCTCAACGGTAGCCGCCGCGTCTCGCGCGAGGCATACCTCGACATCATCTTCAAGAAAACGGCTATCTTGATGGGGGTCAGCAGCGGCGCGGGAGCCATGGCTGCGGGGGCTGCTGCCACGGAGGTGGGGATGGCCCGTCAGATAGGACTTGATTTGGGGATGGCCTTTCAGATTAAGGACGATATCCTCGATTATGCACCCTCCGAACAGACCGGCAAGTCCTCCTGCGCCGACCTGCGCGAAGGGAAGGTCACGCTTCCGCTGATAGCCATTTTCGAACGGTGCGGCGACGAAGAACGAGCACGCATCATGGAGAAAGTGAAAGCTGCGGGCGAAAATCCCGGGCTTATCGAAGAAATCTCGTCGTTCGTCCGCCGCGAAGGGGGTATCGAGGCCGCCGAGAGTGTCATGGAGGAGTACCTCGGGCGGGCTCGCAGCATCATTGTCACCTATCCCGATTCCGTTTACCGCCGTTCGCTCGAACTGCTCTGCGACTACATCGGCGACCGGGAGCGGTAA